The following are from one region of the Sandaracinus amylolyticus genome:
- a CDS encoding TldD/PmbA family protein produces the protein MTRESWDATQSRLIALGERIVDMAKKSGADVAEAVIGEGSHLSAKVRMREPELVEEAGSRSVGLRVMIGQQVAVSTTSDLSERGIRRFVEDAIELARLSQPDPSAGPPDSSLLSRREQHVELDLHDDRVDSIDGASAIGHAKRAESAALEYDARITNSEGASFSRASGARALVTSGGFRGVSRGTYASLSVHPVADDTTEGQGGKKRSGYYWTAKRHYAGLLPDDVVGREAARRTLAKLGARKVETQECAVVFDPDVARSILGLIAGCIGGGAIWRKSSYLVDRVGTKVASDLVSIVDDPLIAQAPGSRAYDGEGLLSRRNVVIEKGELKTYLLDTYSARKLGLESTASAARGGSGGVSPTTTNFVLQPGTTSPEDIVRSTKKGLYVTEMMGFGFNAVTGDFSRGAAGFWIENGEKTFPVSEVTISLNLDQMLQRIDMVGTDLDLRTSIASPTFRISAMTLAGK, from the coding sequence ATGACGCGTGAAAGTTGGGACGCGACGCAGTCGCGTCTGATCGCGCTCGGCGAGCGCATCGTGGACATGGCGAAGAAGTCGGGCGCCGATGTCGCGGAGGCAGTGATCGGCGAGGGCTCGCATCTGTCCGCGAAGGTGCGGATGCGCGAGCCCGAGCTCGTGGAGGAAGCCGGGTCACGCTCGGTCGGTCTGCGGGTGATGATCGGCCAGCAAGTCGCGGTCTCGACGACCAGCGATCTCAGCGAGCGCGGCATCCGCCGCTTCGTCGAGGACGCGATCGAGCTCGCGCGGCTGTCGCAGCCCGATCCCTCGGCGGGCCCGCCCGACTCGTCGCTGCTCTCGCGGCGCGAGCAACACGTCGAGCTCGATCTGCACGACGATCGCGTCGACTCGATCGACGGCGCGTCGGCGATCGGCCACGCGAAGCGCGCGGAGTCGGCGGCGCTCGAGTACGACGCGCGCATCACGAACTCCGAGGGCGCGAGCTTCAGCCGGGCGAGCGGGGCGCGCGCGCTGGTGACGAGCGGCGGGTTCCGCGGCGTCTCGCGCGGCACCTACGCGTCGCTCTCCGTGCATCCGGTGGCCGACGACACCACCGAAGGGCAGGGCGGCAAGAAGCGCAGCGGCTACTACTGGACCGCGAAGCGCCACTACGCGGGCCTGCTCCCCGACGACGTCGTCGGCCGCGAGGCCGCGCGGCGCACCCTCGCGAAGCTCGGCGCGCGCAAGGTCGAGACCCAGGAGTGCGCGGTCGTGTTCGACCCCGACGTCGCGCGCTCGATCCTCGGGCTCATCGCAGGCTGCATCGGCGGCGGCGCGATCTGGCGGAAGTCGAGCTATCTCGTCGATCGCGTGGGCACGAAGGTCGCGAGCGATCTCGTCTCGATCGTCGACGATCCGCTGATCGCACAGGCCCCCGGATCGCGCGCCTACGACGGCGAAGGCCTGCTCTCGCGACGCAACGTCGTGATCGAGAAGGGCGAGCTGAAGACGTACCTCCTCGACACCTACAGCGCGCGCAAGCTCGGCCTCGAGAGCACGGCGAGCGCGGCGCGCGGAGGCTCGGGCGGCGTGTCGCCGACCACGACGAACTTCGTGCTCCAGCCCGGCACCACGAGCCCCGAGGACATCGTGCGCAGCACGAAGAAGGGCCTCTACGTCACCGAGATGATGGGCTTCGGCTTCAACGCGGTGACCGGTGACTTCTCGCGCGGCGCGGCGGGCTTCTGGATCGAGAACGGCGAGAAGACGTTCCCGGTGAGCGAGGTGACGATCTCGCTCAACCTCGATCAGATGCTGCAGCGCATCGACATGGTCGGTACCGACCTCGATCTGCGCACGTCGATCGCGAGCCCGACGTTCCGCATCAGCGCGATGACCCTCGCGGGCAAGTGA
- a CDS encoding E3 ubiquitin ligase family protein, whose product MISPLILFAALGAVGAAALGAWWFSPYQQTLRAIRAAPLVRVADAPDGQLVRILGTLRAGTRTLDAPLSQLTCAAYRVEVDVRVSTGKSSSWRSLIRDRESVDFVVEDETGRAIVKALQLEPAIVLDHHQRSGTWNDATPELDAYLTRHGHKSTDFFGFNKGMRYQEGVLEPGETVAILGLARWEDDPHPGAARGGAGYRETARRKRLVIEPSALGPVRASDDPSVLS is encoded by the coding sequence GTGATCTCCCCGCTCATCCTGTTCGCCGCGCTCGGTGCCGTCGGCGCGGCCGCGCTCGGCGCGTGGTGGTTCTCGCCGTACCAGCAGACGCTCCGTGCGATCCGCGCCGCGCCATTGGTGCGGGTCGCGGATGCGCCCGACGGTCAGCTGGTGCGCATCCTCGGCACCCTCCGCGCCGGCACGCGCACGCTCGACGCGCCGCTCTCGCAGCTCACCTGCGCGGCGTATCGCGTCGAGGTCGACGTGCGCGTCTCGACCGGCAAGAGCTCGAGCTGGCGCTCGCTGATCCGCGACCGAGAAAGCGTGGACTTCGTCGTCGAGGACGAGACCGGTCGCGCGATCGTGAAGGCGCTCCAGCTCGAGCCCGCGATCGTCCTCGATCACCACCAGCGCTCGGGCACGTGGAACGACGCGACGCCCGAGCTCGACGCGTACCTCACGCGCCACGGCCACAAGAGCACCGACTTCTTCGGCTTCAACAAGGGCATGCGCTACCAGGAAGGCGTGCTCGAGCCCGGCGAGACCGTCGCGATCCTCGGCCTCGCACGCTGGGAGGACGATCCTCACCCGGGCGCCGCACGCGGCGGCGCCGGCTATCGCGAGACCGCGCGGAGGAAGCGCCTCGTCATCGAGCCGAGCGCGCTCGGCCCGGTGCGCGCGAGCGACGATCCCTCCGTGCTCTCCTGA